In Isoptericola jiangsuensis, the following proteins share a genomic window:
- a CDS encoding DUF805 domain-containing protein, with the protein MDTVDYDQLNDDYGWLVGGAAIAVYVALALIVLIAYVRIIQKAGYSGWWVLVALVPILNVIMFFVFAFARWPVLRGLDAARPGQTYQR; encoded by the coding sequence ATGGACACCGTGGACTACGACCAGCTCAACGACGACTACGGGTGGCTCGTCGGCGGTGCGGCGATCGCCGTGTACGTGGCGCTGGCGCTGATCGTGCTGATCGCGTACGTGCGGATCATCCAGAAGGCGGGCTACTCGGGCTGGTGGGTGCTCGTCGCGCTGGTGCCGATCCTCAACGTGATCATGTTCTTCGTGTTCGCGTTCGCGCGGTGGCCGGTGCTGCGGGGGCTGGACGCGGCGCGTCCCGGGCAGACGTACCAGCGCTGA
- the pdhA gene encoding pyruvate dehydrogenase (acetyl-transferring) E1 component subunit alpha, translating to MPHLATDGADDAAVDVVPLVQLVTPGGERVVEPDNPGPIDHAAYAARVAHLTGDDLRAMYRDMVLTRRFDDEATALQRQGELALFAQSTGQEAAQVGPAHALSRQDVIFPSYREHGMLHVRGIDPVDRLRLYRGADHGGWDPAEFNVNVYTLVIGSQALHATGYAMGVQRDGAVGTGDPERDTAVVACFGDGATSQGDVNEALVFAAVNDAPVVFWCQNNQWAISEPTTRQTRVPLYRRGEGFGVPSVRVDGNDVLACYAVMAEAVERAHAGHGPTFVEAYTYRMGAHTTSDDPTRYRERAEEEYWRRRDPIERLEALLRAEGHWDDAFAAALDAEAEALGETLRTGVRALGAPPAATMFDHVYATEHAQVTAERAWFERYESETAQAEEVAR from the coding sequence GTGCCGCACCTCGCCACCGACGGGGCCGACGACGCCGCCGTCGACGTCGTCCCGCTCGTCCAGCTCGTCACCCCCGGTGGCGAGCGCGTCGTCGAACCCGACAACCCCGGCCCGATCGACCACGCCGCCTACGCCGCCCGCGTCGCGCACCTCACGGGTGACGACCTGCGCGCGATGTACCGCGACATGGTCCTCACCCGCCGGTTCGACGACGAGGCCACCGCTCTGCAGCGGCAGGGCGAGCTCGCGCTGTTCGCGCAGTCGACCGGCCAGGAGGCCGCGCAGGTCGGCCCCGCGCACGCGCTGTCCCGCCAGGACGTCATCTTCCCGTCGTACCGCGAGCACGGCATGCTGCACGTGCGCGGCATCGACCCGGTGGACCGCCTGCGCCTGTACCGCGGCGCGGACCACGGCGGCTGGGACCCGGCGGAGTTCAACGTCAACGTGTACACGCTCGTCATCGGCTCGCAGGCGCTGCACGCGACCGGCTATGCGATGGGCGTGCAGCGCGACGGCGCCGTCGGCACCGGCGACCCGGAGCGGGACACCGCCGTGGTCGCCTGCTTCGGCGACGGCGCGACCAGCCAGGGCGACGTCAACGAGGCGCTCGTGTTCGCCGCCGTGAACGACGCCCCCGTCGTCTTCTGGTGCCAGAACAACCAGTGGGCGATCTCGGAGCCGACCACCCGCCAGACCCGCGTGCCGCTGTACCGCCGCGGCGAGGGCTTCGGCGTCCCGAGCGTCCGCGTGGACGGCAACGACGTGCTCGCCTGCTACGCCGTCATGGCGGAGGCCGTGGAGCGCGCCCACGCCGGGCACGGCCCCACGTTCGTCGAGGCGTACACGTACCGCATGGGCGCCCACACCACGTCCGACGACCCCACCCGGTACCGGGAGCGGGCCGAGGAGGAGTACTGGCGCCGCCGCGACCCGATCGAGCGGCTGGAGGCGCTGCTGCGCGCCGAGGGGCACTGGGACGACGCCTTCGCCGCCGCGCTGGACGCCGAGGCCGAGGCGCTCGGCGAGACGCTGCGCACCGGGGTGCGCGCGCTCGGCGCGCCGCCCGCCGCCACGATGTTCGACCACGTGTACGCCACCGAGCACGCGCAGGTCACCGCCGAGCGCGCGTGGTTCGAGCGCTACGAGTCCGAGACCGCGCAGGCCGAGGAGGTCGCCCGATGA
- a CDS encoding alpha-ketoacid dehydrogenase subunit beta: protein MSTQTMPLAKAITAGLRSALDGDDKVMIMGEDVGRLGGVFRVTDGLQKDFGEHRVVDTPLAESGIVGTAIGLAMRGYRPVCEIQFDGFVFPAFDQITTQLSKLHSRTGGRVQVPVVIRIPYGGGIGAVEHHSESPEALFAHTAGLRVVSPATPQDAYDMIRAAIASPDPVVFFEPKGRYWAKGEVDLDAPVPADALGTARVVRPGTDITLVAYGPTVATALSAADALAAEGTSAEVVDLRSISPMDVPTVAGSVRRTGRCVVVHEAPTFLGAGAELAARVSEECFWSLEAPVLRVGGFHTPYPVAKIEHDYLPSVDRVLDAVDRSLAH from the coding sequence ATGAGCACGCAGACGATGCCCCTGGCCAAGGCGATCACCGCGGGGCTGCGCTCCGCCCTCGACGGTGACGACAAGGTCATGATCATGGGGGAGGACGTCGGCCGGCTCGGCGGCGTGTTCCGCGTGACCGACGGGCTGCAGAAGGACTTCGGGGAGCACCGCGTCGTCGACACGCCGCTCGCGGAGTCCGGCATCGTCGGCACCGCGATCGGTCTCGCCATGCGCGGCTACCGGCCGGTCTGCGAGATCCAGTTCGACGGCTTCGTGTTCCCCGCGTTCGACCAGATCACCACCCAGCTGTCCAAGCTGCACTCCCGCACCGGCGGTCGCGTGCAGGTGCCCGTCGTCATCCGCATCCCGTACGGCGGCGGCATCGGTGCGGTCGAGCACCACTCGGAGTCCCCGGAGGCGCTGTTCGCGCACACCGCGGGCCTGCGCGTCGTGTCGCCGGCCACCCCGCAGGACGCCTACGACATGATCCGGGCGGCGATCGCGTCGCCGGACCCCGTGGTGTTCTTCGAGCCGAAGGGCCGCTACTGGGCCAAGGGGGAGGTCGACCTCGACGCTCCCGTCCCGGCCGACGCCCTCGGCACCGCGCGGGTCGTCCGTCCGGGCACCGACATCACCCTGGTGGCGTACGGGCCGACGGTCGCGACCGCGCTGTCCGCCGCCGACGCGCTCGCCGCGGAGGGCACGAGCGCCGAGGTCGTGGACCTGCGCTCGATCTCGCCGATGGACGTCCCCACGGTCGCCGGGTCGGTGCGCCGCACCGGGCGCTGCGTCGTCGTGCACGAGGCCCCGACGTTCCTCGGCGCGGGCGCCGAGCTCGCCGCCCGCGTGTCCGAGGAGTGCTTCTGGTCGTTGGAGGCGCCGGTGCTGCGGGTCGGCGGGTTCCACACGCCCTACCCGGTGGCGAAGATCGAGCACGACTACCTGCCGAGCGTGGACCGCGTCCTGGACGCCGTCGACCGGTCGCTGGCCCACTGA
- a CDS encoding dihydrolipoamide acetyltransferase family protein, whose protein sequence is MSTQRFPLPDVGEGLTEAEIVEWKVAVGDTVTVNQVIVEIETAKSLVELPSPWAGTVTALLAEEGTTVDVGIPIIEIGSGAPADAAPAAPSAPVEAVADGGSSDAGSGAVLVGYGTGEAGGARRRRRRGAPAPAQAAPAAPAARPAPAPVPAPTPAPVAAPAPAAPTPAAPEPAPERPALARPMVSVPAADATSGPTSSRARVLAKPPVRKLAKDLGVDLASVHPTGPGSIVTREDVVAHHDAAEPRLLATYPDDDSPWLASGDVSDDGRVTRVPVKSVRKRTAEAMVASAFTAPHVTVFHTVDVTRTMKLVEKLKADRDFSDVRVTPLLIAAKAVLLAVKRHPEINASWDDAAQEIVYKHYVNLGIAAATPRGLVVPNVKDAHRLELLGLAEALGELTATARAGRTTPAAMSDGTFTITNVGVFGIDTGTPILNPGEAGILAFGAIRQQPWVHKGKVKPRWVTQLALSFDHRLVDGGLGSRFLADVARVLEDPAHGLVWG, encoded by the coding sequence ATGAGCACGCAGCGTTTCCCCCTGCCGGACGTCGGCGAGGGCCTGACCGAGGCCGAGATCGTCGAGTGGAAGGTCGCCGTCGGCGACACCGTCACGGTCAACCAGGTCATCGTGGAGATCGAGACCGCGAAGTCGCTCGTCGAGCTGCCGTCGCCCTGGGCGGGCACCGTGACGGCCCTGCTCGCGGAGGAGGGCACGACGGTCGACGTCGGCATCCCCATCATCGAGATCGGCTCCGGCGCCCCGGCCGACGCCGCGCCCGCGGCACCGTCCGCGCCGGTCGAGGCCGTGGCCGACGGAGGGTCGTCCGACGCGGGTTCGGGTGCCGTGCTCGTCGGGTACGGCACGGGTGAGGCGGGCGGCGCCCGCCGTCGTCGTCGTCGCGGCGCGCCCGCGCCGGCTCAGGCGGCCCCCGCCGCCCCGGCAGCCCGCCCGGCCCCGGCTCCCGTACCCGCGCCGACCCCGGCCCCGGTCGCTGCCCCGGCTCCCGCAGCCCCCACCCCGGCCGCGCCCGAGCCCGCCCCCGAGCGGCCCGCCCTCGCCCGGCCGATGGTGAGCGTCCCCGCGGCGGACGCGACGTCCGGGCCGACGTCGTCGCGCGCCCGCGTCCTGGCCAAGCCGCCCGTGCGCAAGCTCGCCAAGGACCTCGGCGTCGACCTCGCGTCGGTGCACCCGACGGGCCCGGGCAGCATCGTCACGCGCGAGGACGTCGTCGCGCACCACGACGCGGCCGAGCCGCGGCTGCTCGCGACGTACCCCGACGACGACTCGCCGTGGCTGGCGTCCGGCGACGTGTCGGACGACGGCCGCGTGACCCGCGTGCCGGTCAAGAGCGTCCGCAAGCGCACGGCCGAGGCGATGGTGGCCAGCGCGTTCACCGCGCCGCACGTCACGGTGTTCCACACGGTGGACGTGACCCGCACGATGAAGCTCGTGGAGAAGCTCAAGGCGGACCGCGACTTCTCCGACGTCCGCGTGACGCCGCTGCTGATCGCCGCGAAGGCGGTGCTGCTCGCCGTGAAGCGGCACCCGGAGATCAACGCGAGCTGGGACGACGCCGCGCAGGAGATCGTCTACAAGCACTACGTGAACCTGGGGATCGCGGCGGCGACGCCGCGCGGCCTCGTGGTGCCGAACGTCAAGGACGCGCACCGCCTCGAGCTGCTCGGGCTCGCCGAGGCGCTCGGCGAGCTCACGGCGACGGCACGCGCCGGGCGGACGACGCCCGCCGCGATGTCCGACGGGACGTTCACCATCACCAACGTGGGCGTGTTCGGCATCGACACCGGCACCCCCATCCTCAACCCCGGCGAGGCCGGCATCCTCGCGTTCGGTGCGATCCGGCAGCAGCCGTGGGTGCACAAGGGCAAGGTCAAGCCGCGCTGGGTGACCCAGCTCGCGCTGAGCTTCGACCACCGGCTCGTCGACGGCGGGCTGGGCTCCCGGTTCCTCGCCGACGTCGCCCGCGTGCTGGAGGACCCGGCGCACGGCCTCGTCTGGGGCTGA
- a CDS encoding ATP-binding protein produces MDYKPRVVDAEIESSLRAAGAVLVEGPKACGKTATALQVAASSVRLDVDRAAREAAELAPGSLLGGRAPMLVDEWQLVPSLWDHVRRMVDDRSPLRGQFILTGSASPSDEVRRHSGAGRFARVAMRPMSLFESGHSNGDLTLRGVLDGEDQQASSALTVEDVLERVVVGGWPDRQALPVEVAARSAWDYLSLVAEVDVSEVGGVRRDPAMVRRVLASLARNNATEASMSRIAADTEGPEAPVYRTTAGEITAVLEQLRIVENAPAWGPHLRSRIPRRTSPKRHFVDPSLAAASLRATPARLLRDLEWAGFLFESLVVRDLRVYAQPLGGQVLHFRDAKGVEADAIVELADGRWAAFEVKLGASRVDEAAASLLRFVERVDTRRSGEPAALGVITATGYGYRRPDGIHVIPIGALGP; encoded by the coding sequence ATGGACTACAAGCCCCGCGTCGTCGATGCGGAGATCGAGAGCTCACTCCGAGCCGCTGGCGCAGTGCTCGTCGAAGGGCCGAAGGCCTGCGGCAAGACAGCGACGGCGCTCCAGGTCGCGGCAAGCTCCGTCCGGCTGGACGTCGACCGGGCGGCACGGGAAGCCGCCGAGCTCGCTCCTGGATCCCTGCTGGGCGGCCGAGCCCCGATGCTGGTCGACGAGTGGCAGCTCGTCCCCTCCCTGTGGGATCACGTTCGACGCATGGTCGACGACCGCTCACCGCTCCGAGGTCAGTTCATCCTCACCGGATCCGCCTCCCCGTCGGACGAGGTCCGACGCCATTCCGGGGCTGGGAGGTTCGCTCGCGTCGCCATGCGCCCCATGAGCCTCTTCGAGTCGGGCCACTCGAACGGCGACCTCACGCTGAGAGGTGTCCTCGACGGGGAAGACCAGCAGGCATCGTCGGCCCTGACGGTCGAGGACGTCCTGGAGCGCGTCGTGGTCGGCGGTTGGCCCGACCGTCAGGCTCTCCCGGTCGAGGTCGCGGCCCGATCTGCCTGGGACTACCTGAGCCTCGTCGCCGAGGTCGACGTCTCAGAGGTCGGGGGTGTGCGACGCGATCCTGCGATGGTGAGGCGTGTCCTCGCGTCGCTCGCGAGGAACAACGCCACCGAGGCGTCGATGTCACGGATCGCCGCCGACACGGAGGGCCCGGAAGCGCCGGTGTACCGCACCACCGCAGGCGAGATCACCGCGGTTCTCGAGCAGCTGCGCATCGTCGAGAACGCCCCGGCGTGGGGCCCGCACCTCCGATCGCGCATCCCGCGCAGAACCTCACCCAAACGTCACTTCGTCGATCCCTCGCTCGCCGCGGCCTCGTTGCGCGCCACGCCCGCCCGACTCCTGCGTGACCTGGAGTGGGCCGGCTTCCTGTTCGAATCGCTGGTCGTCCGCGACCTGCGCGTGTACGCACAGCCGCTCGGAGGGCAGGTGCTGCACTTCCGCGACGCCAAGGGGGTCGAGGCCGACGCGATCGTCGAGCTTGCCGACGGCCGGTGGGCAGCTTTCGAGGTCAAGCTCGGAGCGTCGAGAGTGGACGAAGCGGCCGCCTCGCTGCTGCGGTTCGTGGAACGGGTCGACACGAGACGATCAGGTGAACCTGCGGCGCTCGGGGTCATCACTGCGACGGGGTACGGCTACCGTCGCCCGGACGGGATACACGTGATCCCGATCGGTGCCCTCGGACCGTGA
- a CDS encoding cytochrome c oxidase assembly protein: MTSTATTSRRAPASARPWWLVAAGPGAVVVALLALLLAGSSTGAFDPLGTFSDPGPLVRFGLPVVGVLTELGVAVTLGGLFAAAFLLPPGRHLDRVLSVAGWAASAWAVAAVVQLVLEYSYVSTISPTDQAFGQGLWQFVQDVELGQIRLWTILLAAVTSALALGVRGPVGALWTAALPTVALALQSITGHAAGAVNHDLAVNAMLLHLVGAALWVGGLAALLVVVVTRTGKDRDDDAVAATAVARFSPVAAWCFVLVGLSGALSGLIRLEEPADLLTPYGLLLLTKAALLVALGGFGWAHRRWIVGRLAGDPGRVRRLYWQLLAAELATIGAVSGVAVALGSSAPPVPDEVLVDASPAYQLTGYPLPPESTVWRYFTEWSFDPLFAVACVAGAVVYVRWALRLRRRGDTWPLGRTISWCAGMVVMLWVTNGGPAVYGHVVFSGHMTQHMMLAMVVPLLLVLAAPVTLLLRAVPVRKDGSRGPREWVLGLVHSRVGEFMARPVVAAVLFAGGMVAFYFTPAFEWSLTNHAGHVWMVVHFTLAGYLFANALIGIDPGPRRPAYPQRLLLLFATMVFHAFFGVVLTTGTSLLVADWFGNMGRPWGGSAIDDQQLGGAIAWGIGELPTVVLAIAVAIQWTRSDEREARRQDRKAERDGDADLAAYNAMLAQMAERDRHDVPGGDDRAGGRG; this comes from the coding sequence GTGACCTCCACCGCCACCACGTCCCGTCGCGCCCCGGCGTCCGCGCGCCCCTGGTGGCTGGTCGCCGCCGGGCCGGGCGCCGTCGTCGTGGCGCTGCTGGCCCTGCTCCTCGCCGGGTCGTCCACCGGGGCGTTCGACCCGCTGGGCACGTTCAGCGACCCGGGTCCGCTGGTGCGGTTCGGCCTGCCCGTCGTCGGGGTGCTCACCGAGCTCGGTGTCGCGGTGACGCTCGGCGGGCTGTTCGCGGCCGCGTTCCTGCTGCCGCCGGGCCGGCACCTGGACCGGGTGCTGTCGGTCGCCGGGTGGGCGGCGAGCGCGTGGGCGGTCGCCGCCGTCGTGCAGCTCGTCCTGGAGTACTCGTACGTCTCGACGATCTCCCCGACGGACCAGGCGTTCGGTCAGGGCCTGTGGCAGTTCGTGCAGGACGTCGAGCTGGGGCAGATCCGCCTGTGGACGATCCTGCTGGCCGCCGTGACGTCGGCGCTGGCGCTCGGGGTCCGCGGGCCGGTGGGTGCCCTGTGGACGGCCGCGCTGCCGACGGTCGCCCTCGCGCTGCAGTCCATCACCGGGCACGCCGCCGGCGCGGTCAACCACGACCTCGCCGTCAACGCGATGCTGCTGCACCTGGTCGGTGCCGCCCTGTGGGTGGGCGGGCTCGCCGCGCTGCTGGTCGTGGTCGTGACCCGCACCGGGAAGGACCGCGACGACGACGCCGTCGCCGCGACCGCCGTGGCCCGCTTCTCGCCCGTGGCCGCGTGGTGCTTCGTGCTCGTCGGGCTGTCCGGCGCGCTGAGCGGCCTCATCCGCCTCGAGGAGCCCGCCGACCTCCTCACGCCGTACGGCCTCCTGCTGCTCACCAAGGCCGCGCTGCTCGTCGCGCTCGGCGGGTTCGGGTGGGCGCACCGGCGCTGGATCGTCGGCAGGCTGGCGGGAGACCCCGGCCGGGTGCGCCGCCTGTACTGGCAGCTGCTGGCCGCCGAGCTCGCGACCATCGGCGCCGTGTCCGGCGTGGCGGTCGCGCTCGGCTCGTCCGCGCCGCCCGTCCCGGACGAGGTCCTCGTCGACGCGTCGCCCGCCTACCAGCTCACCGGCTACCCCCTGCCCCCCGAGTCGACGGTGTGGCGGTACTTCACCGAGTGGTCGTTCGACCCGCTGTTCGCCGTCGCGTGCGTCGCGGGCGCCGTCGTCTACGTGCGCTGGGCGCTGCGCCTGCGCCGGCGCGGCGACACGTGGCCGCTCGGACGGACGATCTCGTGGTGCGCCGGGATGGTCGTCATGCTGTGGGTGACCAACGGCGGCCCCGCCGTGTACGGCCACGTCGTCTTCAGCGGCCACATGACCCAGCACATGATGCTGGCGATGGTGGTGCCGCTGCTGCTCGTCCTGGCGGCGCCCGTCACGCTGCTGCTGCGCGCCGTGCCCGTCCGCAAGGACGGCTCCCGCGGGCCGCGCGAGTGGGTGCTCGGCCTCGTGCACTCCCGGGTCGGGGAGTTCATGGCGCGGCCCGTCGTCGCCGCGGTGCTGTTCGCGGGCGGCATGGTGGCGTTCTACTTCACGCCGGCGTTCGAGTGGTCGCTCACCAACCACGCGGGGCACGTGTGGATGGTCGTGCACTTCACGCTCGCCGGGTACCTGTTCGCGAACGCGCTCATCGGCATCGACCCCGGTCCCCGGCGCCCGGCCTACCCGCAGCGCCTCCTGTTGCTGTTCGCCACGATGGTGTTCCACGCGTTCTTCGGCGTCGTCCTCACCACGGGCACGTCCCTGCTGGTCGCGGACTGGTTCGGCAACATGGGGCGCCCGTGGGGCGGGTCCGCGATCGACGACCAGCAGCTCGGCGGCGCCATCGCGTGGGGCATCGGCGAGCTGCCCACCGTGGTGCTCGCCATCGCCGTCGCGATCCAGTGGACCCGGTCCGACGAGCGCGAGGCGCGCCGCCAGGACCGCAAGGCCGAGCGCGACGGCGACGCCGACCTCGCCGCCTACAACGCGATGCTCGCGCAGATGGCGGAGCGCGACCGGCACGACGTCCCCGGCGGCGACGACCGCGCGGGCGGGCGGGGCTGA
- a CDS encoding DUF4287 domain-containing protein, producing MSFQAYLDAVEKKTGKTPRALVDEAAEKGFGAGTKAAPILQWLADDYGLGRGHGMAMVHVITKGPGIGDKHVGTTGTHRDESDTLWLDGAATKPSA from the coding sequence ATGTCGTTCCAGGCCTACCTCGACGCCGTCGAGAAGAAGACCGGCAAGACCCCGCGCGCGCTCGTCGACGAGGCCGCCGAGAAGGGGTTCGGCGCCGGCACGAAGGCCGCCCCGATCCTGCAGTGGCTCGCCGACGACTACGGGCTCGGCCGCGGTCACGGCATGGCCATGGTGCACGTGATCACGAAAGGCCCCGGGATCGGGGACAAGCACGTGGGCACGACCGGCACGCACCGCGACGAGTCGGACACCCTCTGGCTCGACGGGGCGGCGACGAAGCCGTCCGCGTAG
- a CDS encoding pyridoxamine 5'-phosphate oxidase family protein, protein MTTLSPTPRTTVRRGRNRAVADRDALHALLADGLVAHLGVVVGDHPVVLPTAYAVDLDGPDDGGTLYVHGSVAARWLGAATGTTVCVTVTELDGLVLARSGFHHSMNYRSAVVVGQARLVTDDAERVRALDAIVDHLAPGRSATLRPASRKELAATAVLAVPLREASMKARAGGPVDEPGDVAAGGWAGHVPVRRVLDPAVTADDAAGPVPAHVRRPRQVPLPVG, encoded by the coding sequence ATGACGACGCTCTCCCCCACCCCCCGCACCACCGTCCGCCGTGGCCGGAACCGGGCCGTCGCCGACCGCGACGCCCTGCACGCGCTGCTGGCCGACGGCCTCGTCGCGCACCTGGGCGTCGTCGTCGGGGACCACCCCGTGGTGCTGCCCACCGCGTACGCGGTCGACCTCGACGGCCCCGACGACGGCGGCACCCTCTACGTGCACGGCTCGGTCGCGGCCCGCTGGCTCGGCGCGGCCACGGGCACCACCGTGTGCGTGACCGTCACCGAGCTCGACGGCCTCGTGCTGGCCCGGTCCGGGTTCCACCACTCCATGAACTACCGGTCGGCCGTGGTCGTCGGGCAGGCCCGGCTGGTCACCGACGACGCCGAACGGGTCCGTGCCCTCGACGCGATCGTCGACCACCTGGCGCCCGGCCGGTCCGCGACCCTGCGCCCCGCCAGCCGCAAGGAGCTCGCCGCCACCGCCGTGCTCGCCGTGCCGCTGCGGGAGGCGTCGATGAAGGCGCGCGCCGGCGGCCCGGTCGACGAGCCGGGCGACGTCGCCGCCGGCGGCTGGGCCGGGCACGTCCCCGTGCGCCGTGTCCTCGACCCCGCCGTCACCGCGGACGACGCCGCCGGCCCCGTGCCGGCGCACGTGCGCCGCCCCCGGCAGGTCCCGCTGCCCGTGGGGTGA
- a CDS encoding PLP-dependent aminotransferase family protein, producing MPLPVHLDRRSADPLSAQLARQVRELLVGGTLRTGDRLPSTRALAAELAVSRSVTEQAYDQLLAEGWLETRRGAGTFVAPHLLAAHGADAGPAGRGRRATVRTAGSPPSTARTDTTAGRARRPGGDPATLVPLSAGEPWVDPRHSAVWRRAWREVSAATPPRGYGDPAGLPELRAALADRLATTRGLVVDADDVLVTAGSTAGLREVLAALPPGPVGVEDPGYRAAVATARDAGRTVVDLPAERRHDAAALRGLAAVYVTPAHQHPLGRVMPAADRLALLEAARATGTLVVEDDYDSELRYDVAPVPALAALDPTRVAYLGTASKSAPPGLRLGWAVLPDALHDAVLARRGTVHGDFSWPSQRAMVALLRDGWLDVAVRTARGVYAARAQRVAAALAPYATAAATSAGMYSTWLTSPEASLRARDAAARAGFGLNLLQDYCRSATLTGLVVGFGGVTDAELDGALAAVVAGLAGGPHD from the coding sequence GTGCCGCTGCCCGTGCACCTGGACCGGCGGTCCGCCGACCCCCTGAGCGCCCAGCTCGCCCGGCAGGTGCGCGAGCTCCTGGTCGGCGGGACGCTGCGCACCGGCGACCGGCTGCCCAGCACCCGGGCGCTCGCCGCCGAGCTCGCCGTGTCCCGGTCCGTCACCGAGCAGGCCTACGACCAGCTCCTCGCCGAGGGCTGGCTGGAGACGCGCCGCGGCGCCGGGACCTTCGTCGCCCCGCACCTCCTGGCGGCCCACGGCGCGGACGCCGGGCCGGCGGGCCGAGGGAGGCGCGCCACGGTCCGCACCGCCGGCTCGCCCCCCTCGACCGCTCGGACGGACACCACCGCCGGCCGGGCCCGACGCCCGGGCGGGGACCCGGCCACGCTCGTCCCGCTGAGCGCCGGGGAGCCCTGGGTCGACCCGCGGCACTCCGCCGTGTGGCGCCGCGCGTGGCGAGAGGTGTCCGCCGCGACGCCGCCCCGCGGGTACGGCGACCCGGCCGGTCTGCCCGAGCTGCGCGCCGCGCTCGCCGACCGGCTCGCCACGACGCGCGGTCTCGTCGTCGACGCCGACGACGTCCTCGTCACCGCCGGCTCCACGGCCGGGCTGCGGGAGGTGCTGGCCGCGCTGCCGCCCGGCCCGGTCGGCGTCGAGGACCCGGGCTACCGGGCCGCGGTCGCGACCGCGCGTGACGCCGGGCGGACCGTCGTCGACCTCCCGGCCGAGCGCCGGCACGACGCCGCTGCCCTGCGCGGGCTCGCCGCCGTGTACGTCACGCCCGCGCACCAGCACCCCCTGGGCCGGGTCATGCCCGCCGCCGACCGCCTCGCCCTGCTGGAGGCCGCCCGCGCGACCGGCACCCTGGTCGTCGAGGACGACTACGACTCCGAGCTGCGCTACGACGTCGCGCCCGTCCCGGCGCTCGCGGCGCTCGACCCGACCCGGGTGGCATACCTGGGGACGGCGTCGAAGTCGGCGCCGCCGGGGCTGCGGCTGGGCTGGGCGGTGCTGCCGGACGCGCTGCACGACGCCGTGCTGGCGCGGCGCGGGACGGTGCACGGCGACTTCTCGTGGCCGTCCCAGCGCGCGATGGTGGCGCTGCTGCGCGACGGCTGGCTGGACGTCGCGGTGCGCACGGCGCGCGGGGTGTACGCCGCGCGGGCGCAGCGGGTGGCGGCCGCGCTGGCGCCGTACGCGACGGCGGCGGCGACGTCGGCGGGGATGTACTCGACGTGGCTGACGTCGCCGGAGGCGTCGCTCCGGGCCCGGGACGCGGCGGCCAGGGCAGGCTTCGGGCTCAACCTGCTCCAGGACTACTGCCGCAGCGCGACGCTCACGGGCCTGGTGGTCGGGTTCGGCGGGGTGACGGACGCCGAGCTGGACGGGGCGCTCGCGGCGGTGGTCGCGGGCCTCGCCGGGGGTCCGCACGACTGA
- a CDS encoding ThuA domain-containing protein: protein MTRRALVVRGGWEGHSPREATDLFIPFLRDQGFEVRVTEDVEVYADADVMAGTDLVLQCVTMAQISGEAVAGLRAAVEAGTGLAGWHGGIADSFRSSSDYLQLVGGQFASHPGKPVGERAGGAADNFLPHTIELTDLGREHEITRGLDDVALVTEQYWVLHDDLIDVLATTTHPARDDQPWHRPVTSPAVWTRRWGAGRVFVATPGHAVDVLAEPTIRTIVERGLLWASRTA, encoded by the coding sequence ATGACACGCAGAGCACTGGTGGTCCGCGGCGGCTGGGAGGGCCACTCCCCGCGCGAGGCCACCGACCTGTTCATCCCCTTCCTGCGCGACCAGGGGTTCGAGGTGAGGGTCACCGAGGACGTCGAGGTCTACGCCGACGCCGACGTCATGGCCGGGACCGACCTCGTCCTGCAGTGCGTCACGATGGCGCAGATCAGCGGCGAGGCCGTCGCCGGGCTGCGGGCCGCCGTCGAGGCCGGGACGGGCCTCGCCGGCTGGCACGGCGGCATCGCCGACTCCTTCCGGTCGAGCTCCGACTACCTCCAGCTCGTCGGCGGGCAGTTCGCGAGCCACCCCGGCAAGCCGGTCGGGGAGCGGGCCGGCGGCGCGGCGGACAACTTCCTGCCGCACACGATCGAGCTCACCGACCTCGGCCGCGAGCACGAGATCACGCGCGGCCTCGACGACGTCGCGCTCGTCACCGAGCAGTACTGGGTGCTGCACGACGACCTGATCGACGTCCTCGCCACCACCACCCACCCCGCGCGCGACGACCAGCCCTGGCACCGCCCGGTGACGTCGCCCGCGGTGTGGACGCGCCGGTGGGGCGCGGGCCGCGTGTTCGTCGCGACGCCCGGCCACGCGGTCGACGTGCTGGCCGAGCCGACCATCCGCACGATCGTCGAGAGGGGGCTGCTGTGGGCGAGCCGCACCGCGTAG